The genomic stretch GAATGAATTTTATTTAAAGGAGGTGAAAAACATGGAAGTAGTAGCATATATCGCAGGAGCATTAGGAATTTCTGAATACTGGGCAAACGTAATCGTAACAGCAATTGAAGCAGGCAGCACAGTTCTAGCTTTGATCTCAATGTTTGCTAGCTTTGGATTAACATCAGCACTAATCTTAACAGCTAAATCATTATTGAAAAAAGGCGCTAAGAAAACAGCAGTAGCTTACTAATAAATTAAAAATCTTAAAATGAGGTGGAAAACATGGAAGTAGTAGCATATATCGCAGGAGCATTAGGAATTTCTGAATACTGGGCAAACGTAATCGTAACAGCAATTGAAGCAGGCAGCACAGTTCTAGCTTTGATCTCAATGTTTGCTAGCTTTGGATTAACATCAGCACTAATCTTAACAGCTAAATCATTATTGAAAAAAGGCGCTAAGAAAACAGCAGTAGCTTACTAATAAATTAAAAATCTTAAAATGAGGTGGAAAACATGGAAGTAGTAGCATATATCGCAGGAGCATTAGGAATTTCTGAATACTGGGCAAACGTAATTGTAACAGCAATTGAAGCAGGCAGCACAGTTCTAGCTTTAATCTCAATGTTTGCTAGCTTTGGATTAACATCAGCACTAATCTTAACAGCTAAATCATTATTGAAAAAAGGCGCTAAGAAAACTGCAGTTGCCTACTAATACAATTGCAACTACAAATTAAATTGTAGGGAGGGGAACGATGTCGGTCGTTTCCCTTAATTTATTATATCAAAATTCTTACATAAAAAAAATCTTAAGGTGGTAAAAATGGAAAAATTATTAAAAGATAGATATTTATTTCTATTTTCTGTTGGATGTTTTTTCTTAAGCTTAATTTTTGGACTAGGTTTGGTTTTAAGTGCAGATGTGAACGAAGCTATTAGTAACAACAATAATTATTATGCGAAACGAGAAGGGATTTCAGGAGCAACATTCTTTTTTATTCAAAATTTTAAAGTGGTGCTTATGTTACTTTCCGGAATTCTTTGTTTTGGGCTTTCTACTTTTTTAGTATTAGTAATCAATGGATTTTGGCTTGGGGGTGTAATAGCGAGTCAGTATTTAAATGGCACAAGCGTCTGGGAATTATGTATAAGCATATTGCCACATGGAATTTTTGAGATTCCAGCTTTATTATTAGCCGGTTACATAGGATTCGTTGGTTTTAAATTTTATTTTCAAAAAAAGAACTGGAAAAGGAATCTATCAACAGTAGGTATTATTGTTGTGTTACTTTTAATAGCAGGCCTTATTGAAGGATTTGTCACGCCTAAGTATATTTAATAGGCGTGACTTAGTGGTTTCATTAAGAAGTCCTTTAAAAAGTGAAGAGAAGATAACCAATCATCTGTTACTAGTATTAGGAATTTCTTCTGTAGGTTAATATGGCTCTTGTGTTGTTGCTTAGCCATTGTTATGTAGTCTCTAAAACAGAATAAAATGAATGCTACTACCATCGAGACTGTTTTAGCTAATGTTGATAAAAAGGATTTTTAAAAAGTAATATAATACACCTGCAACCTGAATAATGAGAGTTAAAATTAGAATGCTCATGATAGAGCTTGTAAAGGCAAAACGCTTATTCAATTTAAAAAAACCTAGGATGACAACGCTACTTAATATGGAAAATAAAGTTAAATCAACAAATAAAGATGAATCGTTATGTGAACGGCTAAAGATAATAATAGTTGATATGAGTAGAATACTAAGCCCAAAGGTTATTTTTTCTTTTAAAGAGCTTTTTGGTAGCTGTTCTACAATTTTTTGTG from Bacillus sp. 1780r2a1 encodes the following:
- a CDS encoding circular bacteriocin, circularin A/uberolysin family, encoding MEVVAYIAGALGISEYWANVIVTAIEAGSTVLALISMFASFGLTSALILTAKSLLKKGAKKTAVAY
- a CDS encoding circular bacteriocin, circularin A/uberolysin family; this translates as MEVVAYIAGALGISEYWANVIVTAIEAGSTVLALISMFASFGLTSALILTAKSLLKKGAKKTAVAY
- a CDS encoding stage II sporulation protein M, encoding MEKLLKDRYLFLFSVGCFFLSLIFGLGLVLSADVNEAISNNNNYYAKREGISGATFFFIQNFKVVLMLLSGILCFGLSTFLVLVINGFWLGGVIASQYLNGTSVWELCISILPHGIFEIPALLLAGYIGFVGFKFYFQKKNWKRNLSTVGIIVVLLLIAGLIEGFVTPKYI
- a CDS encoding DUF1129 domain-containing protein, translated to MTYQEVERLKLRLTKYNKQQFEEFCLYLSSSDLDTKKRNEIRDEILDHLLEGEKQGKDFHDLFGQNPREYTQKIVEQLPKSSLKEKITFGLSILLISTIIIFSRSHNDSSLFVDLTLFSILSSVVILGFFKLNKRFAFTSSIMSILILTLIIQVAGVLYYFLKILFINIS